A genome region from Proteiniborus ethanoligenes includes the following:
- a CDS encoding SPFH domain-containing protein: protein MGLIKALSSAIGGSLADQWLEIIEPNDMGDNTVFTSGVTVRKDDKRGSNKKGTENTVSNGSIIHVYPNQFMMLVDGGKIVDYTAEEGYYKVDNSSLPSLFNGSFKDALKESFQRFKYGGVTPTAQKVYYINLQEIKGIKFGTPNPLNYFDNFYNSELFLRTYGTYSIKVTDPILFFKEAIPKNEEKVDIQDINEQYLSEFLEALQAAMNQMSVDGIRISHVPSKGRELSQYMANILDNDWKSTRGMEIQAVGIASISYDDESKELINMRNKGAMLGDPSVREGYVQGSIARGLESAGSNPGGSATAFMGMGIGMQNAGGFMGAASQSNQNQMAQQQSSQTGASSTTQDNLKGEHWFCTNCGAKNSGKFCGECGTKRATPLQCSNCGYKPTGDAPKFCPECGTKF, encoded by the coding sequence ATGGGATTAATAAAAGCACTTAGCTCAGCTATAGGAGGTTCTCTTGCAGATCAATGGCTAGAGATTATTGAACCAAATGATATGGGAGACAACACTGTATTTACATCGGGCGTAACCGTTAGAAAAGACGATAAAAGAGGGTCTAACAAAAAAGGTACGGAAAACACAGTTTCAAACGGGTCTATAATACATGTTTATCCTAATCAATTTATGATGCTAGTAGATGGTGGGAAAATAGTAGACTATACAGCAGAAGAAGGATATTACAAAGTAGATAATTCATCTTTACCATCATTATTTAATGGAAGCTTTAAAGATGCCTTGAAGGAATCCTTTCAACGCTTTAAATATGGCGGTGTCACTCCCACTGCACAGAAAGTGTATTATATTAATTTACAAGAAATAAAGGGGATAAAATTTGGCACACCTAATCCCTTAAATTATTTTGACAACTTCTATAATTCAGAGCTGTTTTTAAGGACCTATGGAACATATTCTATAAAGGTAACTGATCCAATACTATTCTTTAAGGAAGCCATACCTAAAAACGAAGAAAAGGTAGATATTCAAGATATAAACGAACAATATTTATCAGAATTCCTAGAAGCACTACAAGCTGCTATGAATCAAATGTCTGTTGATGGAATACGTATATCTCATGTTCCATCTAAGGGTAGAGAATTAAGCCAATACATGGCAAATATTTTAGATAATGATTGGAAGAGCACAAGAGGGATGGAAATTCAAGCCGTTGGTATAGCAAGTATTTCCTATGATGATGAATCTAAGGAGCTAATCAATATGAGAAATAAGGGAGCTATGCTAGGCGACCCATCTGTGCGTGAAGGATATGTACAGGGCTCTATTGCCAGAGGATTAGAATCTGCAGGCTCAAATCCAGGAGGAAGCGCCACTGCATTTATGGGTATGGGAATTGGAATGCAAAATGCAGGAGGCTTTATGGGTGCAGCATCTCAATCTAATCAAAATCAAATGGCCCAGCAGCAAAGCTCACAAACAGGAGCTAGCAGTACAACACAAGACAACTTAAAAGGAGAACATTGGTTTTGTACTAATTGTGGTGCAAAAAATTCAGGAAAGTTCTGCGGAGAATGCGGTACAAAAAGAGCTACCCCTTTACAATGCTCTAACTGCGGATACAAGCCAACAGGAGATGCTCCAAAGTTTTGTCCAGAATGTGGTACTAAGTTTTAG